A window from Cerasicoccus sp. TK19100 encodes these proteins:
- a CDS encoding tetratricopeptide repeat protein: MKHSQFALILSAAALSMSVAQAKLIWTPEGGWRMEGGATQALFGNELSDANHATALELMNEARAQQEDGDYGDALDLYEEVVDDYPESIYAPEAHYQRGVLYTKRHQFQSAQEEFEIILAKYPNYDNFNAVVEAMYLLAEKVQDGDIPYLWGFMPWFPDYRVGIELYENIVAAAPFSDYAPLSLMNIALLSRDNDKPEDAIDALDRLINNYPQSILAPDAYLQLADVYASLVQGPSWDQGATREAVSFYQDYLILYPDNPGSYEAEAGLYYMRETLAESKYEVGDFYWKYRNNPRAARVMYSESITVDPQSSTAKKAEEMIAKIDSGAEPPMTPVDWIFGRYQRPSYTAYEDQSKIDALEDQAFQIEQSEAFLETPGAEALEEVSGDDVKEYEGVGAPIEDYMVDPATGALVPFPQQPLEPDEMIPYNPPGPENKDQKEVDQFQKEQAENQDIPAGG; this comes from the coding sequence ATGAAACATTCCCAGTTCGCACTCATTCTATCAGCAGCGGCGCTATCCATGTCGGTCGCGCAGGCGAAATTGATCTGGACGCCCGAAGGTGGCTGGCGAATGGAAGGTGGTGCCACCCAGGCGCTCTTCGGCAACGAATTATCCGACGCCAATCACGCCACCGCGCTGGAGCTCATGAATGAAGCCCGCGCCCAACAGGAAGATGGCGACTATGGTGACGCACTCGACCTCTACGAAGAAGTAGTCGACGATTACCCGGAGTCCATCTACGCGCCGGAGGCCCACTACCAGCGCGGCGTGCTCTACACCAAGCGCCACCAGTTCCAAAGCGCCCAGGAGGAGTTTGAAATCATCCTGGCGAAATACCCGAACTACGATAATTTCAACGCCGTCGTCGAGGCCATGTATTTGCTCGCGGAAAAGGTGCAGGATGGCGATATCCCGTATCTGTGGGGTTTCATGCCGTGGTTCCCGGATTACCGAGTGGGTATCGAACTCTATGAGAATATCGTCGCCGCTGCACCGTTCAGCGATTACGCGCCACTTTCCCTGATGAACATCGCGCTGCTCTCGCGCGATAACGACAAGCCGGAAGACGCGATCGACGCGCTTGACCGCCTGATCAACAATTACCCGCAGAGCATCCTCGCGCCGGACGCCTATTTGCAACTGGCCGACGTTTACGCGTCCCTCGTCCAAGGCCCGTCCTGGGACCAAGGTGCGACCCGCGAAGCCGTCAGCTTTTACCAGGACTACCTGATCCTTTATCCGGACAATCCCGGCTCCTATGAAGCCGAAGCCGGTCTCTACTACATGCGCGAAACCCTCGCCGAGAGTAAGTACGAGGTGGGCGATTTTTACTGGAAGTATCGCAACAACCCGCGTGCTGCCCGCGTGATGTATAGTGAATCCATCACCGTGGACCCGCAGTCATCCACCGCAAAAAAGGCTGAAGAGATGATCGCCAAGATCGACTCCGGTGCCGAGCCGCCGATGACACCGGTTGACTGGATTTTTGGCCGCTACCAGCGCCCGAGCTACACCGCCTACGAAGACCAGTCCAAGATCGATGCGCTTGAAGACCAGGCCTTCCAGATCGAGCAGTCTGAGGCATTCCTCGAAACTCCGGGTGCCGAGGCGCTGGAAGAAGTCTCGGGTGACGACGTCAAGGAATACGAAGGCGTGGGTGCCCCGATCGAAGATTACATGGTCGACCCGGCTACCGGCGCGCTGGTGCCCTTCCCGCAACAGCCGCTCGAACCCGACGAAATGATCCCCTACAACCCGCCTGGCCCGGAAAATAAAGATCAGAAGGAAGTCGACCAGTTCCAGAAGGAGCAGGCTGAAAACCAGGACATTCCCGCCGGAGGTTAA
- a CDS encoding LptE family protein: MPLPLKAMRFLFLVPALLCLWLAPGCANYQLGDKAVVPFKTVYVKPIINRSFAPQAEVTLASQIITDLNQSGRVKTAEPGADATLEVILVDYQKAVSATEARDTQAARGFNLYLTAWVTLKNNKTGEVYLENFPVTAEQQAFTSGGFIQSEYQAMPVLTRQLAENISNQVLGAW; encoded by the coding sequence ATGCCATTGCCACTCAAAGCCATGCGCTTCCTTTTCCTGGTCCCTGCCCTGCTCTGCCTGTGGCTGGCCCCCGGCTGCGCCAACTACCAACTGGGTGACAAGGCTGTAGTCCCCTTCAAAACGGTCTACGTAAAGCCGATCATCAACCGATCTTTTGCACCGCAGGCGGAGGTAACCCTCGCCTCGCAAATCATTACCGACCTCAACCAAAGTGGCCGCGTCAAGACCGCTGAACCCGGTGCCGATGCGACGCTGGAGGTCATCCTGGTAGATTACCAGAAGGCCGTTTCCGCCACCGAAGCGAGAGACACGCAAGCCGCGCGCGGCTTCAATCTCTACCTGACCGCCTGGGTCACGCTGAAGAACAACAAGACCGGCGAAGTCTATCTGGAAAACTTCCCGGTCACCGCGGAGCAGCAAGCCTTTACCTCGGGTGGATTCATCCAGTCCGAATATCAGGCCATGCCGGTGCTGACCCGACAGCTCGCCGAGAATATCTCTAATCAGGTCCTCGGCGCTTGGTAA
- a CDS encoding MFS transporter: MSKHVTAEKDKVPLKEKIMYGAGSGSFQLAGDGVKGLSYSIFNITLLVDPAKIGFVLGLSRLIDAFTDPIMGKISDDTKSRWGRRRPYIFAGSFLVAFAFWIMWRVPMGWSPEAIFWWYMFAMIFFYLCATIQSVPYHTLGLEMTPDYHERTVVSSYKMFFSFLFGIGIPWVFPIAQASVFGGTMNGIRFLSWYVVVAIILGGVLPAIFVKERYYHIAQKAKKFPFFTGLKLTFQNKAFLILTAIILTTGIGSQMVGAMGPYVCYYYMFEGDIQAGSILWAMAANAFTGGAILSLFLINWMGKNMGKLFTMRCMVVLGFVASISKFFFYSQDHHYLLFISQLMMAPLAAGFWTITTSMKADICDYDELKNGARREGMFGSVGNWITKVTFAFTFGLSGIMLNVTGFNAELGADQNPDSLFMMRVLFSTVPAVSNVLAFIILWYYPLNEERMAEIRTQLEARRGETDE; the protein is encoded by the coding sequence ATGTCGAAGCATGTTACCGCCGAAAAAGACAAGGTCCCCCTAAAAGAAAAGATCATGTATGGTGCCGGTTCTGGCAGCTTCCAGCTGGCTGGAGATGGCGTGAAGGGCCTGTCTTACTCGATCTTTAATATCACCCTGTTGGTCGATCCGGCCAAGATCGGCTTTGTCCTCGGACTCTCGCGCCTGATCGATGCGTTTACCGACCCCATCATGGGAAAGATCTCCGACGACACCAAATCACGCTGGGGTCGCCGACGCCCCTACATTTTTGCTGGCTCATTTCTGGTCGCCTTTGCCTTCTGGATCATGTGGCGCGTGCCGATGGGCTGGAGCCCGGAAGCGATCTTCTGGTGGTACATGTTCGCGATGATTTTCTTCTACCTGTGCGCGACGATCCAGAGCGTGCCCTACCACACCCTAGGGCTGGAAATGACGCCCGACTACCATGAGCGAACCGTGGTCTCCAGCTACAAGATGTTCTTCAGTTTCCTGTTTGGCATTGGCATTCCCTGGGTGTTCCCGATTGCGCAGGCCTCGGTGTTTGGCGGGACGATGAACGGCATAAGATTTCTCAGTTGGTATGTCGTCGTCGCGATTATATTAGGCGGTGTCTTACCGGCGATATTCGTCAAGGAGAGGTATTACCACATTGCGCAAAAGGCGAAGAAGTTTCCGTTCTTTACCGGGCTCAAACTTACGTTCCAGAACAAAGCCTTCCTCATCCTTACGGCCATCATCCTCACGACCGGCATCGGCAGCCAAATGGTCGGTGCCATGGGGCCCTACGTCTGCTACTACTATATGTTTGAGGGCGACATCCAGGCTGGCTCGATCCTCTGGGCCATGGCGGCCAACGCCTTTACCGGCGGTGCCATCCTCTCCCTTTTCCTCATTAACTGGATGGGCAAAAACATGGGCAAGCTTTTCACGATGCGTTGCATGGTGGTGCTTGGTTTTGTCGCCTCAATCAGTAAGTTCTTCTTCTACAGTCAGGATCATCACTACCTGCTGTTTATCTCGCAGCTCATGATGGCACCGCTGGCCGCCGGTTTCTGGACGATTACCACCTCCATGAAGGCCGACATATGCGACTACGACGAGCTCAAGAACGGGGCCCGCCGCGAGGGCATGTTCGGCTCCGTGGGCAACTGGATTACCAAGGTAACCTTCGCCTTCACCTTTGGCCTGTCCGGCATCATGCTAAACGTGACCGGTTTCAACGCCGAGCTGGGCGCGGATCAGAACCCGGATTCGCTCTTCATGATGCGCGTGCTCTTTAGCACGGTGCCAGCGGTGTCCAACGTCCTCGCATTTATCATTCTGTGGTATTACCCGCTCAATGAAGAGCGCATGGCCGAGATTCGCACCCAGTTGGAAGCCCGCCGCGGCGAGACGGACGAGTAG